One window of the Tachypleus tridentatus isolate NWPU-2018 chromosome 10, ASM421037v1, whole genome shotgun sequence genome contains the following:
- the LOC143230758 gene encoding fatty acyl-CoA hydrolase precursor, medium chain-like, with amino-acid sequence MVVSLIIWLFWLTLGVRSVMIKITPQVTTTSGKLLGRSVNTQFGPVDQYLGIPYAKAPLGNLRFQPPRPIDKEEAHITRDASKFGPICLQPPHIKEVISPLLQTSNSGQSTASEDCLTLNIYKPAGKQLDILPVMVWLPGEGFDYADASQFDGTFLATLGNVIVVTINYRVSVFGFLSTLTPEAPGNIGFLDQRLALQWIQENICQFHGNPNKITFFGRFTGSMSISAHMVSPLNKGDNQLFHRVILQSGIATGQWIFDRDPLNATKQLAEATDCDFTALDTMVSCLQQIPAETLLTKSFVIPQRWRPIIDGHFLTEDPLSSVSKGQHAAVDVILGVNSDEGSLCLLSLFAQKSAFYQKILDGKLTDEDLSYLIKSGLKDFVKKTDHSLNKLVAHEYQHFKNTSLRDRYMDFCGNMYIKTQTEEFARQLVKNGNSKVFMYEFSHRPSFSIHPDFIQAAHGDDVLFTFGLVHQLSHVRSEEANLTKRVIAAFSNFANTGNPNPIDDEVKLQWPEFSSSKHLILEFSVNMTEDSIRHSKYEKDVAFWYNVVNWLKDDTFATLTSLSVLNNKSSKISILGSNMRVKMVENILVGLIIAVVILSVGLLTSLRYIFVHHKYKQFFNV; translated from the exons ATGGTTGTTAGcttaataatttggttattttgGTTAACCTTGGGAGTCAGGTCCGTCATGATTAAAATAACACCACAGGTAACTACTACTTCTGGTAAGCTGCTCGGTAGGTCAGTAAACACCCAATTTGGTCCTGTTGACCAGTACCTAGGAATTCCCTATGCCAAGGCACCATTAGGAAATCTACGGTTTCAGCCTCCCCGTCCAATAGACAAAGAAGAAGCTCACATTACTCGAGATGCCTCCAAGTTTGGCCCAATATGTTTGCAACCACCTCACATAAAAGAAGTGATTAGTCCACTTCTTCAAACTAGCAATAGTGGCCAATCCACGGCTAGTGAAGACTGTCTGACTCTGAATATTTACAAACCAGCTGGGAAACAATTAGACATTTTACCAGTAATGGTGTGGCTTCCAGGTGAAGGGTTTGACTATGCTGATGCTAGTCAGTTTGATGGTACTTTTCTAGCGACACTAGGAAATGTTATTGTAGTAACAATCAACTACCGAGTCTCCGTTTTTGGGTTCCTGTCTACTCTTACTCCAGAAGCTCCAGGTAACATTGGATTCTTGGATCAGCGGCTTGCCCTCCAGTGGATTCAAGAAAACATTTGTCAATTTCATGGAAATCCCAATAAAATCACTTTTTTCGGTAGGTTCACAGGTTCCATGAGTATAAGTGCTCACATGGTGTCTCCGTTAAACAAAGGTGATAATCAACTTTTTCATAGGGTTATTCTGCAGAGTGGGATAGCCACTGGACAGTGGATATTTGACAGAGATCCTCTAAACGCTACCAAACAGTTAGCTGAAGCTACTGACTGCGATTTCACTGCTCTGGACACAATGGTAAGCTGCTTGCAGCAAATTCCAGCTGAAACTCTTTTGACTAAGTCATTTGTGATTCCTCAACGATGGAGACCAATAATAGATGGACACTTTTTGACCGAAGATCCACTGTCTTCGGTCAGTAAAGGTCAACATGCTGCTGTGGACGTGATTCTAGGAGTCAACAGTGATGAAGGTTCATTATGTCTCTTATCCTTGTTTGCTCAGAAGTCTGCATTTTATCAAAAGATACTGGATGGCAAGCTGACAGATGAAGACTTAAGTTATCTCATAAAGTCAGGCCTGAAagattttgtaaagaaaactgaccaTTCTCTCAATAAATTAGTAGCACACGAATACCAACATTTCAAAAATACCAGCCTGAGGGATAGGTATATGGACTTCTGTGGAAATATGTATATCAAAACCCAAACAGAAGAGTTTGCTCGACAATTGGTTAAGAATGGAAATTCCAAAGTCTTTATGTACGAGTTTAGTCACAGGCCTTCTTTTTCAATCCATCCTGATTTCATCCAGGCCGCTCACGGAGACGACGTTCTCTTCACATTTGGCCTTGTGCACCAGTTGTCCCACGTCCGGAGTGAAGAGGCAAACCTGACTAAAAGGGTCATTGCTGCTTTCTCAAACTTCGCTAATACAGG AAACCCTAATCCAATAGACGATGAAGTCAAGCTCCAGTGGCCCGAATTCAGCTCATCAAAACATCTGATTCTTGAATTCTCAGTCAACATGACTGAAGATTCCATCAGGCATTCGAAGTACGAGAAAGATGTGGCGTTCTGGTATAATGTTGTTAACTGGTTAAAAGATGACACATTTGCAACCTTAACTTCCCTTAGtgtgttaaataataaatcttcCAAAATAAGCATTTTAGGTTCTAACATGCGTGTTAAAATGGTAGAGAATATTTTGGTAGGTCTAATTATTGCTGTTGTAATACTGAGTGTTGGGTTACTTACCTCACTACGatatatatttgtacatcatAAATACAAGCAGttctttaatgtataa